GTAGGTGGATGATTTCGGCGATCGCATAGATACCAGCGGCTTCTCCGGCTACCCAGATTAAAACGCCATCCCCCACTTGGAGCTGATCTCGATAGCGGGTTACGAGCCAAGGCATTTCCGTTTGTTCACGGACTGCATCGAGGACTCGATGATAGCGGGGGTTACCTTGGAACAGCCAATATGCCATAACACGCTTTGGGGGGGCCGGAAAATGTAAAGGATGCTGAGGAATACCATACCGCCATTTCTTCAGTGCGGTAAATTTTTAAACAAGGCGGGTGCGGCTTGCCCAGTTTTATTCTTTTGCCCTCCGGTTCCCTCAAATACCTATGGTTCCTCCCCACACAATTTCGACACGGCTCCTCTATCCGCAAATTGCCTCTTTGTTGATTTTTCAGGGGGTCTTGACAGATCCTGTCGGTCAGGCTTTTTTGGCACTTTTAGATAGCTTGTATTCAGACCAGGCGGCGCAGTCTTCGGGTTCAACGGCCAGTATTCAATGTTTGCAGCGTTATGCCCAATGGTTCCATGCCTTAGCGATCGCCGATGTGAGCTGGCAAGATTGGCTCGTGGGGCGCATTCTCCAAGACGAAAACCCCTTCAGCCGTCAGGCCCAAGTGAAATCAGTCGAAAACATGAGCCCAGCTCTCAAGGAAGCCGTGCGGCAAGACCTGGGGATTTTGCACCAGGTTTATCTCTGTGATCCAGAAACAATCTGTTATTGGGTCTCTGTGGCAACCCAAGTGGCAACCCCCTTGACTCCCTGGCGGCGATCGCCTGAAACAGATGCGTTTCTCCATTCCCATGCAGCCTGGCCCGATTCCCTAGAACAGTTGGCTGGCCACTACCATCGCCATGGAGCAGGTTTACTGAGTCAATATGGTGCATTTCGCTGGACAGAAAATACCCTCCGACCCGTGGCCGATCCAGAATATTTGCCCCTAGAAGATATTGTGGGGTACACCGAGCAAAAAACCGCTCTCACGCGTAATACAGAGGCATTATTAGCTGGATTGCCAGCGTTAAACGTACTGCTCTATGGTAGTCGTGGCTCGGGTAAGTCGTCCTTGGTCAAAGCACTCTTGGGGGCTTACCAAGATCAAGGGTTGCGGCTTATCGAGGTGGATAAGACGGGTTTGCGAGATTTGCCCCAGATTGTTGAAACCCTGCGACACCAACCGCAAAAATTCATCATTTTTGTGGATGATCTCTCCTTTGAAGAAGATGACGAAGTTTTTAAGTCGCTCAAAGTGGTACTAGAGGGAAGTATCCGTGCCAAAGCAGCGAATGTGGTCGTTTATGCAACCTCGAATCGCCGCCATCTGGTGCGGGAATTTTTTGAGGAGCGGCCCCGCCCCAGCGAAGCGGCAGAAATCCACCAGTGGGATACGGTCCAGGAAAAATTGTCCTTTAGCGATCGCTTTGGCCTGACCTTAACTTTTGCCCCGGCCAACCAGAGCACCTATTTAGAGATCGTCCATCACCTCGCCCAACGGGCTCGTTTAAACTTAGATTCGGCGGATCTAGAGTTTCAGGCGAAACAATGGGCTACCCGTCACAATGGACGCTCTGGACGAACAGCGCGGCAGTTTATTGATTTTCTCATTGCTGAGCAAGCCTTGGGCTAGCTCGAGGGGCGATCGCCAGGGATGAGACAAAGCCAAAGCGCCGAGGAAATTGTCAAACCGAACACGGTTCTGGGGTAATTCTTGGTTAGAATAACAGCACAACCTCTTGTACACATTTTTCGTTTTTTTAAACGCTTGGCTCCCTAACCCCAGGGTTAGCAAGCCCCAACATTTATGGATTCTAGTGACTCCCCCGGTAAACCCGCCGACCCTCTCCCCCGATGGTCTGACTTTCTTGGGACGGCGATCGCCCTTTTGACCTTAACTATCCCCCTATTAATTATTGGCTACTATGCCGACCGACCCGCCCAAAACTTCCCTCCAGACTTTATTCCTGGGCGTTTAGAATAATCCTGCGAACAACAGACCAGCTTCTGTGTAGAATGCTTGAGGGCGATCGCCTGATGTGCCATCAAGTGGCATGCCAGATGTAGCGCCAAATCTTTGTTCTGGATGTAATTGGAGAATAACCCGTGGATTTATCCCGTATCCCTGCCCAACCGAAACCCGGTTTGATCAACGTTTTGGTCGAAATTCCCGGCGGCAGCAAAAACAAGTATGAATTCGACAAGGACATGAATGCCTTTGCCCTTGACCGCGTTCTATTTTCTTCGGTGAAATATCCCTACGACTACGGCTTTGTGCCCAATACCCTCGCCGATGATGGTGATCCCCTCGATGGTATGGTGATCATGGATGAGCCTACCTTCCCTGGTTGTGTCATCGCAGCGCGGCCTATTGGCATGTTAGAGATGATCGACGGTGGCGACCGCGACGAAAAAATCCTCTGCGTCCCTGCCGAAGATCCCCGTTATCAAGACATCAAATCGATCAAGCAAATTTCCCAGCACCGACTCGACGAAATTGCCGAATTCTTTGCCTCTTACAAAAATCTTGAGAAAAAAGAAGTACAAATTCTCGGCTGGAAGGACATCGATGCTGTCGCTCCCCTTGTGGATGAGTGCATCAAAGCTTATAAATAAGCTGCTAATTTGAGGCCCAAAGGCTCTGGAGAATTTTTGTGCCCCAGAGCCTTTAAAAAATTAGGCTAAAACGCCGTTTAGAAAAATATCAGCAATCCCTTCGGCCATCTCCCGCAAAGATTCTGGGGAAGCATTGGGCTCGGCGATGGTTGTGTCAGAAAATCCGGCGATCGCAAACATTCCCAAAAACACCTGGGCGACAATGTGGGGATTCATTTTTCGGTAGATCCCTTTTTCCATGGCCGACTCGAAAAAGGCTTCGGCAATGCCGGTCATTTTATCGATCACTTCTGCCTGGATAGTATCTTTGAGTTCTGGGTGGGCTTGGGCTTCAATGAAACAAACTTTGAGCAAGTTCTTATTTTTGTGCATGTTTAGCATCCGGTGGCGCATCACCTGGGCGATCGCCTTGCAGCTCCCCATTTCACTCATTTCCGTTAAAAAATCCGTGAGCAAATCCATCCAACCAAGGGTTGCCACTTCCACCAAGATGCTCTTTTTGTTACTGAAATGCCGAAACAAAGTTCCCTCAGCCACCTTCGCTTTTTCTGCCAATTCTTTTGTGGTGGTCTTTTCGTAACCTTTTTGGGCGAACAACTGGAGGGCGGCTTTCAAAATCCGATCCCGGGGCTGGTCTTCTGCACAGTTTTCCGCTAACCCCGTCTTTGGCGATCGCTGCTGAAACATGACCATTTTCCCACTTCTCACAATATGCTATGAAATTACTTTCATTGTGTCTCAGGACACGAAAATTTCTCGGTAAGCCTTCATAAAACTTGAGGAGTCTCCCCAAAAAATGTTGAGAAAGATTGAGTGACAATTTTACAAAATATAAACCTAAAATTATGGAAAATACTGCAGAATATTTTTGTGCTTATTGTGGGGAAAGCAGCATTACCTTTGTGGATCTCAGTGGCGGTTTTTCCCAAAGTTATATCGAAGATTGTCAGGTTTGCTGTCGCCCCAATCGTTTGTTTATCACCGTTGATGAAGAGACCTTAGAGGTAAGTATAGATACTGATGTGACCTATTAAGCTTTTAAAAATTCATCGATCAGTAAAGCGATGACTCTTGTTTAAACCCTACATTTTAAAATTCAGTTGAGATTTTTTTGATAAATTAAAATGTAACTAAAATTCTGAATCAATTTTATCTGTTTGATAAAGTTTAATTGTGGCACTGGGGGCAATGGATATTTTTGAAATATCAAATATTCTCCAGGGAGTTTTTCTTGGTCAATTGTCTGGCGATCGCCCCCCCTAGCACCCAAATCATCCTCCTAAATTTCCTGTTGGCCGGACTCTATTGCCCCCCAACTGCTGCTGAAATTTCATCCTCCATGGTCGACCGGGGTTTTTAAGACCTGCGATGTAACCCTGGATATACATTCTTCAGGCGAGCGGGGTCGCTGATCACTGCGCTTTGAAGCGGCTGAACGATTTGCCCCAATGCCCGAATGTGCAGGCTAGGGAATCACAATTTTTGAAAGGCGAGGCGATCGCCTTCTAGGTCATTGGGAATTAAGATGTGGCGATCGCCGTCGAGCTGGAGCCAGCCCTGGTCTTGAAATTCTCTAAATAAGCGGGTAACAGTGACACGGGTTGTCCCAATGGTATCGGCGAGGTGCTGGTGGGTAAATCGATAGCGGAGCCTCGTCATCGTCGCTCCTGGGAGACCCATCTCCTCCTTGAGCAGCAACAATAAGGCAATGAGGCGGTCTTCAATGCGCTTGAGACCAGCGATCGCCAACAAATATTCTGTCTGGCGCAGACGCTGGAGAGTCTGCTGGAGGATTTCCTGCTGGCAGGCAAAAGAATGTTTCACAACTTCGGGGGAATATCGAACCAAACTACTATCAATTAGGGCGATCGCCTCAATACTGTCTAACCTGGTTGCAAATGACCCCCAAAAGTTCCCCCGTTGGAGCCAGCCCAATACAGTGAGCGTACCTTCAGGAGTATAGCTGCGGAGTTGCACGACGCCCCGCTCCACTTGCCAGATATCTGGAGAATCACAGGGAATGACTTGATTGCGCAGAAAAGAATAATTTACTTTTCCCCTGAAATCCATAGATGTGGTCGCAAAAGTTGGATCAAAGGATGTAATCAATAGAACAAGTTCCCGAGAAAAATGACTAAAATCATTCCCAGCATAAATTTAACAGTTAAAAATAAGATAATCACTTGTTTAAGTTTATTCCTCAGCGAAACACCACAAAATAAAAAGTAACGCCAACAAAAAAAAGCCCTGTTGCAATAGCCGACCCAAGGCACTCAAACCTATATCCGGCAAAGAAATAAGGAGTTCTGTCGCCAGATAATTGGTGATGAGACAAAGGGCAATTAACCCCAATAAAAGCGCAATCATTCTATGTCTGTGAGAGATGAAATATCAGCTGTTTTAATTGCGTTTATCTTATGCTAAATATTGGAAAAATGAAATGTGCCGCATGATTAAGCGACGAAAAAAGCGGCATTATTTTGTGTAACTTATTTTTGAATTAATAACTCTGTGAGTTAATCGTTGATCAACAAATGAGTATTTTTGCTTAGTTTTTAAGGATGGATTGACGAAGCGTTGTTGAATCAGCCAACTTGCGGAGAACAAGACTTGATTTTGACCATAGCCTAGATGCATGAAAAACGCATAGTCCAATAGGCGGAAAAAAACACAAATGCAAGTGTATTTTGATTAGCCTTTCTGATGATCAGTCTAATTTTTGTTCAAACCTGAGGTGCTTTACCCTTTACCGCGGGGCAGTTCTAGTCTGCATCGTTATAATTAGTAGCTGTTTTAACTTGGTCTTAATTTAGATTAAGGAGTCTTTAATCCCATGTACATCAAACGTTTTCTTTTAGTAGCGATCGCCTCCGTAATGAGTGTTGGCTTCCTTGGTGCTTGTGGCTCTGAGACCACTGCCCCTGTTGAAGACACCACCACAGAGGAAGTTCCCGTTGACGGTGAAGCGACCGAAGAAGCTCCCATCGAAAGCGAACCCACAGAGGAAGTTCCCGTTGACGGTGAAGCGACTGAAGAAGCTCCCATTGAAGGCGAGGCGACTGAAGAAGTTCCCGCTGAAGGTGAAGCAGTTGAAGGCGAAACGACCGAAGAAGCTCCTGCTGAAGGTGAAGAAGAAACCGCTAACTAATATGAGCTTGGCGATCGCCTAAATATTGCAACTCCTCAATCTGCTTTAGGTTGGGGAGTTTTGTACTGAAAAGAGACCTTGATGGGAAAGGTCACTCAGAAATTTTGAAAAACCCTGTTTCGGTACAAACATAATCTAGGGGCACATCCCAGGGGTCACGGGGAAGCGTCGGCACGAAACAGGAGGCTAGGACAATGCCCACGGTTATGACTGGACGCTCCAAACTAGCGAAAAAACGGTCATAGAAACCGGCGCCGTAGCCCAGGCGATCGCCCTTTTCACTACAGGCTAGGGCTGGCACCAGTACCAAGTCAATGTGCGCCAGATCAATTAGCGGGGAAGCGGGGTCTGGTTCCCGGATACCAAATTTGCCCGAGATTAGGCGATCGCCCGTTTGGTAACGGTGCCAAGCCAGATCCTGACCGACACAGCGTGGTAATCCCCAAACCTTTGTCTCCTGAAATAGGGCGTTTAAACAGGGCTCCCGATGGTGGGACAGATAACTTAAAACAGTAGTCGCCTTTGGCCAGAGGTCTGAGGTGCAGAGATTATGGCAGATGGCCTGACTTGCCCCTTGCCAAGCCGATTCACTTAGCGATCGCCGCCGCTGTTTAAAGGTTTGTCGCAATTGTTTTTTCGGATCCATGCCCATGGATATACCAAAGAATGGCGTGGGACAGCAATGGCTCCGGGAGCGAAAAAAATTCTGATAGGCTTAGGAAAGAAAGAGCAACAGGCGAATAGAACCAATGTTGGCGGCGATGACCGTCTTTTTTTGCGTTGTTTACTGCCGGCTTACCCCTCAAGCGTCACCCACAATTTTCCCCGCAACGTAACACCATGATGGAAGCTCAGGTTCACCAAATCCTTGTGGCGATCGCCCGTGATCAGCAGAATACCCCCTGGCCCCATCACCTCACCCTGGCGCGGCTGGTGGCCCGGGGCCTCCGGTTGGGTCGTTCAACCCTGATTCAAACGCGGACCGGCATCGAAGACTATGCCCTCAGTTATCTCACCCCTGCTCTCCTCGCCGCCAAACCCGTGGTGATCGTTGTGCCGCCGCTGTTATTGGACTGGTTAGCCCGGCAGGAAATTCCCCGCCTACAACGCTTACTCACCACAGATCGATCCATTCAGATCCTCGACGGCAATGAGCCTGCAGACCTCGGCCCAGGGATTACCCTCATGACCCCGCCCCAATGGTTTGCGGCCATGACAGGCGATCGCCCTTTGCCAGCGGTGACAACGATTCTTAATCCTGCCGATGAGCTGTGGCGGTGGGCCCAGGATTTTTATTGCCGGCAACTGCACCTCGCGGACTGGGAAGCCTTAACAGAAACCAATCCAAGTCAGCGGGAGTTTATTCAGCGGCAATATGACCAGTTAAAGACAGCCCTCCTGAGGCGATCGCCTAATCCCTATCACTGCTATCCCCTTGATCTAAATAATCAAGACAACCTAACCGCTTGCCTGGGCTTACCCCAACTGCCTTCCCCGTGGCACACCTTTCGAGAGACTTGGCGGCAAGTAGAAAATGCTCCTTTCTGTTGGGCACAGTTGAATCGACAGAATGGACAATTTTTGCTCCAGGTGGCACCGCAGAATTTGGTCCCACTCCTCGCCCCCCTCTGGCAACGGCAGCCGACTATTTTTATCGGTGGTTTCCTCGAGGCCGAACGCCAAGCCCCCAGCTTTTCGGCCCAGATGGGTTTTGAGCCCGAACAGCTCACCTATGTGGACTTCGCCCCGCCCCGTCAACAGCATCAGGTGCGGGTTTATCTTCCCGAAAAACGCCTGCCTCTACCGAATACGCCGGAGTTTCAAGGGGCCTTATTAGCCCAATTGCGTCACCTCATCCGGAGCCATCTGCACCAAAATCGGCCCATTGTCCTGTTAATCAATGATGTGCCCCTCCAAGCTCAGATGGGTGCAGCCCTCGCGGCGGAGTTTGGGTCTCGGGTCAAGGTGGAAGTGCCTGATCCCCAGGCAGACAGCATCTTGATCTGCGGCTGGGCCTTTTGGCGATCGCTGACCGACCCCCTCTTTTATGGGCAAACCATTCACTTTCCGTTACCACAACTGCTGGCGATCGCTACCCTGCCGCTTCCCTCTCCCGAAAATCCCCTGGTGGCTGCCCGAGTCGCCCAATATAAACAAAAACGTCAGGATTGGTTCCGCCTCTACCTACTGCCCACAGCCCTCCAGGCACTGCAACGGGCCACCTACCCCCTCCACCAGGAACAGAGCATGATCGCCATTTTGGATAACCGGATCAATCACCGTGCCTATGGCAAACAAATCCTGAATGCCCTCCAGCCTTGCTCGGTCTGCAACTACTTGGAACCAGATTGGTTACAGCCTTAAAGAAGTAAAACCCATTTTTTATTACAAAAGTCAATTTACTTGTAACAATTTGCAATATTTTGTAATGTTGTGTTATGATTGTGGCTGTAGACAAGCAAGCAGGTAAGTTCTATGACGACCGATTTTGAATACACCCCCAAAAATCTCTTCACGCCGGTAATCTTCCGTCAAGACTTCCAGGATGCGACCCTTTCGGCCACCCAAGCCTGGTCTTTGTTCTTCTCGGCTGGTCAAGAGGAGAATCTCTTTGGCCAAGAAAAAGAAATTGGCTGGTTTTATAACAATGTGATCCTCGCTGGCGGTGTTGCCTTTGCCCTCGCGGCCATCTTCTTCAGCGCCCCCTTCTCGATTCTGTTCTAAGGCGCAGCGCTTCCCGCATATCTAGCTAAACCAAGAGGCAGCCCCAGGGCTGTCTTTTTGCTATGGTGGAAGCTTGGTTTACCGTCAGTAGGCAAGTTAGGTGGCGATGGCTCCCCCAATTCACAGCACAGATAATCCTTGGGACAGCGATTTTCGAGGCTATACCCAGATTATCGATGTGCGATCGCCTGCCGAATTTACCGAGGATCATATTCCTGGAGCCGTGAACTTTCCGGTACTCAGCAACGAAGAACGGGCGATCGTCGGCACAATCTACAAACAGCGATCGCCCTTCGAGGCGCGAAAAATCGGCGCGGCCCTCGTTTCGAAAAATATTGGCCATCATTTAGAACATCACTTTTTAGACCAACCGAAAACCTTTCATCCCCTGATCTACTGCTGGCGCGGCGGCCAGCGCTCCAATAGTTTCGCCACGGTACTCAGTCAAATTGGCTGGCAAACAACGTTGCTCACCGGCGGCTACAAAACCTATCGCGACTATGTGCGGCGTCACCTCGCTGAACTGGGCCAAAATCTGTCTTTGCGCATTCTCTGTGGCTACACGGGCAGCGCCAAAACAAAATTGCTCCAAGCGCTGCACCAGGAACATTTTCAAGTTTTAGACCTGGAGGCGATCGCCTGCCATCGGGGTTCACTGCTGGGGCAAATGTGGACAGAAACTCCCCAGGCCCAACCGTCCCAAAAGTGGTTTGAATCCCAGCTTCTGGCAAAATTAAAAACCTTTGATCCAGCCCGGCCCATTTGGGTGGAATCAGAGAGCAAAACCGTTGGCAATGTCCATCTACCAAAAACCCTCTGGGAAAATATGGGGCGATCGCCCGTGGTGGAAGTGGCCCTACCCCTCGCCGAACGGGTCGAGCTACTCATGGCGGAATATCCCCATTTAATCGAGCAGCCCGACATTTTAAAACAGCTCCTCGGTCATCTCAGCGCCAAGTACGGCAAGCGCAAAATACAAGCATGGTATGACCTCATCGATGGGCAACAGTGGCCCGAGTTTGTCAGTGCCATTCTCCAGGAACATTACGACCCCACCTACCGGCAGTCGCTGCCCCGCCATTTCCAAATGCCACAAAAAACGATCCTTCTCGAGAATTTAGCGCCCCAAAGTATCAAACGGTTTATCGAGGTGATCGCCTGTTTTGAGCCATAATCCCTACAAAAAAATCCCCCTGGATCTCTTGCTCTCAAGGGGAACTTAGGGGGCTCAATGCTGCCAACAATTTTCACTGAATCCAAGCAAACCTAGGGCGTACGTTGCAATGTCGCATTTTCTTCAGGAATAATGGCCCCTTCCACTGGGCACACCTGCACACAAATGCCGCAGTCAATACACACATCAAAATCAATCCAGTACCAATCGGTCCCCTTTGCATTTTTACCAGGGCCATCATGGATACAAGCCACCGGGCAAGCTTCCACACAATCAGCAATACCTTCACAAACGTCAGTCACAATGGAGTGGGGCAAGGGTTTTTCCTCAAAGATGTACTTCTATTGTTAACGTTTGTAACCGATTCATTGTCCCAAGATCAATCATTCCCCAGGGATTCTGGGGTAAAGGCGATCGCCCCACTCCCTAAGTCCATCGATTATCCTAAGGGAAAAGATGCTGGATATTGAGTAAGGAAATTTAACCTATGGCTGGCTTCGGTGATTTAGTACAAAAAGCGTTTTACCTAGGGGTCGGTGCGGCTTCCCTCGCGGCCGAAAAAGCCGGATCCACCATCCAGGAGCTACGGGAACAGGCCCAGACCCTGGCCGATGAAATGGTGCAAAAAGGGGAGATGAACGCCGAGGAAGCAAAAAAATTTGTCAATGATATGGTCAAGCAGGCCCAGCAGCGGGTTCCCCAGCAGACCACCGCAGAATCGACGGGCAAAGAACCCAAAGAACCGCGCCGTATCGAAATTCTCGATGATGACGAAGCCTCTGATAATCAGGCGGCGATGGACGAAGCGGAACGGCTGCGGCGGGAAGTAGAGGCGCTCCAGGCAGAATTGAAAAATTTGAAAAAGTAAATGGTACAAATCCATGACTGAT
The nucleotide sequence above comes from [Synechococcus] sp. NIES-970. Encoded proteins:
- a CDS encoding putative ATPase of AAA+ Class, whose translation is MVPPHTISTRLLYPQIASLLIFQGVLTDPVGQAFLALLDSLYSDQAAQSSGSTASIQCLQRYAQWFHALAIADVSWQDWLVGRILQDENPFSRQAQVKSVENMSPALKEAVRQDLGILHQVYLCDPETICYWVSVATQVATPLTPWRRSPETDAFLHSHAAWPDSLEQLAGHYHRHGAGLLSQYGAFRWTENTLRPVADPEYLPLEDIVGYTEQKTALTRNTEALLAGLPALNVLLYGSRGSGKSSLVKALLGAYQDQGLRLIEVDKTGLRDLPQIVETLRHQPQKFIIFVDDLSFEEDDEVFKSLKVVLEGSIRAKAANVVVYATSNRRHLVREFFEERPRPSEAAEIHQWDTVQEKLSFSDRFGLTLTFAPANQSTYLEIVHHLAQRARLNLDSADLEFQAKQWATRHNGRSGRTARQFIDFLIAEQALG
- the ppa gene encoding inorganic pyrophosphatase is translated as MDLSRIPAQPKPGLINVLVEIPGGSKNKYEFDKDMNAFALDRVLFSSVKYPYDYGFVPNTLADDGDPLDGMVIMDEPTFPGCVIAARPIGMLEMIDGGDRDEKILCVPAEDPRYQDIKSIKQISQHRLDEIAEFFASYKNLEKKEVQILGWKDIDAVAPLVDECIKAYK
- a CDS encoding transcriptional regulator, TetR family domain protein → MFQQRSPKTGLAENCAEDQPRDRILKAALQLFAQKGYEKTTTKELAEKAKVAEGTLFRHFSNKKSILVEVATLGWMDLLTDFLTEMSEMGSCKAIAQVMRHRMLNMHKNKNLLKVCFIEAQAHPELKDTIQAEVIDKMTGIAEAFFESAMEKGIYRKMNPHIVAQVFLGMFAIAGFSDTTIAEPNASPESLREMAEGIADIFLNGVLA
- a CDS encoding hypothetical protein (conserved hypothetical protein), with amino-acid sequence MENTAEYFCAYCGESSITFVDLSGGFSQSYIEDCQVCCRPNRLFITVDEETLEVSIDTDVTY
- a CDS encoding transcriptional regulator, Crp/Fnr family, which codes for MDFRGKVNYSFLRNQVIPCDSPDIWQVERGVVQLRSYTPEGTLTVLGWLQRGNFWGSFATRLDSIEAIALIDSSLVRYSPEVVKHSFACQQEILQQTLQRLRQTEYLLAIAGLKRIEDRLIALLLLLKEEMGLPGATMTRLRYRFTHQHLADTIGTTRVTVTRLFREFQDQGWLQLDGDRHILIPNDLEGDRLAFQKL
- a CDS encoding lipoprotein, putative, which produces MYIKRFLLVAIASVMSVGFLGACGSETTAPVEDTTTEEVPVDGEATEEAPIESEPTEEVPVDGEATEEAPIEGEATEEVPAEGEAVEGETTEEAPAEGEEETAN
- a CDS encoding 5-formyltetrahydrofolate cyclo-ligase subfamily protein, whose amino-acid sequence is MGMDPKKQLRQTFKQRRRSLSESAWQGASQAICHNLCTSDLWPKATTVLSYLSHHREPCLNALFQETKVWGLPRCVGQDLAWHRYQTGDRLISGKFGIREPDPASPLIDLAHIDLVLVPALACSEKGDRLGYGAGFYDRFFASLERPVITVGIVLASCFVPTLPRDPWDVPLDYVCTETGFFKISE
- a CDS encoding Rad3-related DNA helicase yields the protein MMEAQVHQILVAIARDQQNTPWPHHLTLARLVARGLRLGRSTLIQTRTGIEDYALSYLTPALLAAKPVVIVVPPLLLDWLARQEIPRLQRLLTTDRSIQILDGNEPADLGPGITLMTPPQWFAAMTGDRPLPAVTTILNPADELWRWAQDFYCRQLHLADWEALTETNPSQREFIQRQYDQLKTALLRRSPNPYHCYPLDLNNQDNLTACLGLPQLPSPWHTFRETWRQVENAPFCWAQLNRQNGQFLLQVAPQNLVPLLAPLWQRQPTIFIGGFLEAERQAPSFSAQMGFEPEQLTYVDFAPPRQQHQVRVYLPEKRLPLPNTPEFQGALLAQLRHLIRSHLHQNRPIVLLINDVPLQAQMGAALAAEFGSRVKVEVPDPQADSILICGWAFWRSLTDPLFYGQTIHFPLPQLLAIATLPLPSPENPLVAARVAQYKQKRQDWFRLYLLPTALQALQRATYPLHQEQSMIAILDNRINHRAYGKQILNALQPCSVCNYLEPDWLQP
- a CDS encoding putative ATPase/GTPase — its product is MAPPIHSTDNPWDSDFRGYTQIIDVRSPAEFTEDHIPGAVNFPVLSNEERAIVGTIYKQRSPFEARKIGAALVSKNIGHHLEHHFLDQPKTFHPLIYCWRGGQRSNSFATVLSQIGWQTTLLTGGYKTYRDYVRRHLAELGQNLSLRILCGYTGSAKTKLLQALHQEHFQVLDLEAIACHRGSLLGQMWTETPQAQPSQKWFESQLLAKLKTFDPARPIWVESESKTVGNVHLPKTLWENMGRSPVVEVALPLAERVELLMAEYPHLIEQPDILKQLLGHLSAKYGKRKIQAWYDLIDGQQWPEFVSAILQEHYDPTYRQSLPRHFQMPQKTILLENLAPQSIKRFIEVIACFEP
- a CDS encoding ferredoxin-like protein, whose amino-acid sequence is MTDVCEGIADCVEACPVACIHDGPGKNAKGTDWYWIDFDVCIDCGICVQVCPVEGAIIPEENATLQRTP
- a CDS encoding hypothetical protein (conserved hypothetical protein) translates to MAGFGDLVQKAFYLGVGAASLAAEKAGSTIQELREQAQTLADEMVQKGEMNAEEAKKFVNDMVKQAQQRVPQQTTAESTGKEPKEPRRIEILDDDEASDNQAAMDEAERLRREVEALQAELKNLKK